A stretch of [Clostridium] innocuum DNA encodes these proteins:
- a CDS encoding FAD-dependent oxidoreductase: MTHHRELFQPTGIGSCTLKNRISMAPMGPVGYADSFGGFNQRLQDYYVERAKNNVGLIITGICSVDMSIEGIPANGLPCPTSNPLAFIHSTYSMNDRIHAYGSKIFLQLTGGLGRSALPGFTAKHIAPSENTNRFDPRITHREMTKEEIMNLIRRFIESAAIAKKSGFDGVEIHAVHEGYLLDQFAIALFNKRSDEFGGSLENRLRVATEIVRGIKKVCGPDFPVSLRYSLKSCMKGLRQGGLPQEEYTEVGKDIEEGIAAAKILVNAGYDALNVDAGTYDSWYWNHPPMYFEDGMYREFGRILKKEVDVPIILAGRMDDPDMAVEALKDCCDIISYGRPLLADAEFAEKVRTGRTDEIRPCLGCHEGCLGRIANGPICCAVNPACGREEIYGITAACTKKTVLVIGGGVAGLETARVCSLRGHSVILCEKSDQLGGNLIPGGVPHFKRYDRKLISYYKRQLELLKVDVRYHHEVTPDTIDSYHADVIVCASGSTPRHMEVEGPLPVASADEVLLGQKNISGNVVIIGGGLVGCETGIWLAQQGSHVTVVEIADEILGGAGALPHMNHFMLEDLITYHRIDVHTKSSVVKSSDEGVVISTPQGEKLLPADGIITSIGYIANNRIYEELKDMDIQVYNIGDSNRVHNIMYAIWDAYELARNI; this comes from the coding sequence ATGACACATCATCGAGAGTTGTTTCAACCAACAGGCATTGGCTCCTGTACATTGAAAAACAGGATTTCCATGGCACCCATGGGGCCGGTCGGGTATGCGGATTCCTTCGGCGGCTTCAACCAGCGCCTGCAGGATTATTACGTAGAGCGCGCAAAAAACAACGTTGGTTTGATCATCACGGGTATCTGCTCCGTCGATATGAGTATCGAGGGCATCCCCGCAAACGGTCTGCCATGCCCGACAAGCAATCCGCTTGCTTTCATTCACAGTACCTATAGCATGAATGACCGCATTCATGCATACGGCTCCAAGATTTTTCTTCAGCTGACCGGCGGTCTGGGACGCAGTGCCCTGCCCGGCTTTACGGCAAAGCATATCGCTCCAAGTGAAAACACCAACCGCTTTGATCCGCGTATCACACATCGTGAAATGACCAAAGAGGAAATCATGAATCTGATCAGGCGCTTCATCGAATCTGCGGCGATTGCGAAAAAGTCAGGCTTTGACGGTGTGGAAATCCATGCGGTGCATGAAGGCTACCTGCTGGATCAGTTCGCCATTGCTTTATTTAATAAACGCAGCGATGAATTCGGCGGCTCTCTGGAAAACCGTCTGCGTGTTGCCACAGAGATTGTCAGGGGAATCAAAAAGGTCTGCGGACCTGACTTTCCTGTATCGCTGCGCTACAGTCTGAAAAGCTGTATGAAGGGTCTTCGGCAGGGAGGTCTGCCGCAGGAGGAATACACGGAGGTCGGAAAGGATATCGAGGAAGGCATTGCAGCTGCGAAGATCCTGGTTAATGCCGGCTATGATGCATTGAATGTGGATGCTGGAACCTATGATTCCTGGTACTGGAATCACCCACCGATGTATTTTGAAGACGGCATGTACCGCGAATTCGGAAGAATTCTGAAAAAAGAGGTCGACGTACCGATTATCTTAGCCGGGCGGATGGATGATCCGGATATGGCAGTGGAGGCATTGAAGGATTGCTGTGATATTATCAGCTACGGACGTCCGCTGCTGGCGGATGCGGAGTTCGCAGAAAAGGTCAGAACGGGAAGAACGGATGAAATCCGGCCATGTCTGGGCTGTCATGAGGGCTGTCTGGGAAGAATTGCCAATGGTCCGATTTGCTGTGCAGTAAATCCGGCGTGCGGACGTGAGGAAATTTACGGCATTACTGCAGCCTGTACAAAGAAAACCGTACTCGTTATCGGCGGCGGTGTTGCAGGACTGGAAACAGCACGGGTGTGTTCACTCAGAGGTCATTCTGTCATTCTGTGTGAAAAAAGCGATCAGCTGGGAGGTAACCTGATTCCCGGCGGTGTTCCGCATTTTAAACGCTATGACCGCAAGCTGATTTCCTATTACAAGCGTCAGCTGGAGCTGCTGAAGGTTGATGTCCGCTATCATCATGAGGTTACTCCAGATACAATCGACAGTTATCATGCGGATGTCATCGTATGTGCCAGCGGTTCAACACCGAGACATATGGAGGTTGAAGGACCTCTGCCAGTTGCGAGCGCGGACGAGGTGCTGCTGGGACAGAAAAACATCAGTGGCAATGTTGTCATCATCGGCGGCGGACTTGTCGGCTGTGAAACAGGAATCTGGCTGGCACAGCAGGGCAGCCATGTCACAGTTGTGGAAATAGCGGACGAAATTCTGGGAGGAGCCGGTGCTCTGCCGCATATGAATCATTTCATGCTGGAGGATCTGATTACCTACCACAGGATCGATGTGCACACCAAATCCAGCGTAGTGAAATCTAGCGATGAGGGTGTTGTCATTTCTACGCCACAGGGTGAAAAGCTGCTGCCTGCGGACGGCATCATCACCTCTATCGGCTATATCGCAAACAACAGGATTTATGAGGAACTGAAGGATATGGATATCCAGGTATACAATATCGGAGATTCCAACCGGGTACATAATATCATGTATGCGATCTGGGATGCCTATGAGCTTGCAAGAAATATCTGA
- a CDS encoding glycogen/starch/alpha-glucan phosphorylase: MTFMRQELIQDIRNAAGCKPTAGTLYKAINRAVRKQMAKLEPVVSKRKLYYISAEFLLGKMLTSNLIHLHALEDVKTLVGEYGWTWKEIQDIEQEPSLGNGGLGRLAACFLDSIAELNLCGDGIGLYYHFGLFEQRFLNHKQTELPNAWIDTVSWFDRVPVDFQVKLPRCTLQPVRYDMDVIGFDGKKNRLHLFDVESVEEGIVKEGIQFDKTDIRRNLTLFLYPDDSDEQGRLLRIYQQYFMVACGAHMILEEQKQLGHDLHRLYEHAVIQINDTHPSLIIPELIYQLMQEGIRMKEAVRIVEKTCAYTNHTILAEALETWPMSYLETVVPHLCGILQALDTAADQRCSAAGVALIDADNRMHMAHMDIHFGKSVNGVAALHTEILKQSELHAFYELYPKKFKNKTNGITFTRWLHACNTQLYTYLMELLHMDSWQDERLAELHAYAQDADVIAHLQAIKQEKKREWCTHIRNKQRVAINPNSIFDTQVKRLHEYKRQQMNALWIIYKLKEIRKGNLPKRPITCIFGAKAAPAYTIAKDIIHVLLCLQDIIEHDARVSPYLQVCFIENYNVSEAELIIPASDISEQISLASKEASGTGNMKFMLNGALTLGTRDGANVEIADLVEEDNIYIFGKSSEEVIAHYEKADYCSRDYYEQDALLQELVDYLIGEEMLATGDRKSLHRFYQELLNKDWFMTLLDTREYIACKEQMLKDYENRKLWGRKMLHNIACSSFFSSKRTIEDYDRDIWNLG; the protein is encoded by the coding sequence ATGACGTTCATGAGACAGGAACTGATTCAGGATATACGAAATGCAGCGGGATGCAAGCCAACTGCCGGGACACTTTACAAGGCAATCAACCGTGCGGTGCGCAAGCAGATGGCAAAGCTGGAGCCTGTTGTATCAAAGCGGAAGCTGTACTATATCTCCGCAGAGTTTTTGCTGGGAAAAATGCTGACAAGCAATCTGATTCATCTGCATGCTCTGGAGGATGTAAAGACTCTTGTCGGGGAATATGGCTGGACATGGAAGGAAATACAGGATATTGAGCAGGAGCCAAGTCTTGGTAACGGCGGTCTTGGAAGACTGGCCGCATGCTTTCTGGATTCCATTGCAGAGCTGAATCTGTGCGGGGACGGGATCGGTCTGTATTATCACTTCGGCCTGTTTGAACAGCGCTTTCTAAATCATAAGCAGACAGAGCTGCCAAACGCATGGATCGACACGGTCAGCTGGTTTGATAGGGTGCCGGTTGATTTTCAGGTTAAGCTTCCACGCTGTACCCTGCAGCCGGTGCGCTACGATATGGATGTTATCGGCTTTGACGGGAAAAAGAACCGTCTGCATCTGTTTGATGTGGAAAGTGTTGAGGAGGGCATCGTTAAAGAGGGCATTCAGTTCGATAAAACGGATATCCGACGGAATCTGACGCTGTTTCTGTATCCGGATGACAGTGATGAGCAGGGCAGACTGCTTCGCATTTACCAGCAGTATTTCATGGTAGCCTGCGGTGCGCATATGATTCTGGAGGAACAGAAGCAGCTAGGGCATGATCTGCACAGACTGTATGAGCATGCCGTGATTCAAATCAATGATACCCATCCATCTCTGATCATACCGGAGCTGATATATCAGCTGATGCAGGAGGGAATTCGTATGAAGGAGGCGGTGCGCATTGTTGAAAAAACGTGTGCATACACCAATCATACGATTCTGGCAGAGGCTCTGGAAACCTGGCCGATGTCCTATCTGGAAACCGTAGTTCCGCATTTGTGCGGCATTCTGCAGGCACTGGATACCGCAGCAGATCAGCGCTGCAGTGCAGCTGGTGTGGCATTGATCGATGCGGACAATCGCATGCATATGGCACATATGGATATACATTTTGGAAAAAGCGTCAACGGGGTTGCGGCTTTGCACACAGAGATACTGAAGCAAAGCGAGCTGCATGCCTTTTATGAGCTGTATCCTAAAAAATTTAAAAATAAAACCAATGGTATCACCTTTACCCGCTGGCTGCATGCCTGCAATACACAGCTGTATACGTATCTGATGGAGCTGCTGCATATGGATTCCTGGCAGGATGAGCGCCTTGCAGAGCTGCATGCCTATGCACAGGATGCGGATGTCATTGCACATCTGCAGGCCATTAAACAGGAAAAGAAACGGGAATGGTGTACACATATCCGCAACAAGCAGAGGGTGGCAATCAATCCCAACAGTATCTTCGATACGCAGGTCAAACGGCTGCATGAATACAAGCGCCAGCAGATGAATGCGCTGTGGATTATTTATAAACTGAAGGAAATTCGCAAAGGAAATCTGCCAAAGCGGCCGATCACCTGTATTTTCGGAGCCAAGGCGGCACCTGCATATACGATTGCCAAGGATATCATTCATGTGCTGCTCTGTCTGCAGGATATCATTGAACACGATGCCAGGGTATCTCCGTATCTGCAGGTCTGCTTCATTGAAAATTACAATGTGAGCGAAGCGGAGCTGATCATTCCGGCAAGCGACATATCCGAGCAGATCTCACTGGCAAGCAAGGAAGCCAGCGGGACAGGAAACATGAAGTTTATGCTGAACGGTGCGCTGACGCTGGGAACTCGGGACGGTGCCAATGTGGAGATTGCCGATCTGGTTGAGGAAGACAATATTTATATCTTTGGAAAAAGCAGTGAAGAGGTCATTGCGCATTATGAAAAGGCAGATTACTGTTCACGGGATTATTATGAACAGGATGCTCTGCTGCAGGAGCTGGTGGATTATCTGATCGGTGAGGAAATGCTTGCGACAGGAGATCGAAAATCGCTGCATCGCTTTTATCAGGAGCTGCTGAACAAGGACTGGTTCATGACGCTGCTGGATACCAGAGAGTATATAGCATGTAAGGAACAGATGCTGAAGGATTATGAGAACCGCAAGCTTTGGGGACGGAAAATGCTGCACAATATCGCATGCAGCTCCTTCTTCTCCAGCAAACGTACGATTGAGGATTATGACCGTGACATCTGGAACTTAGGATAG
- a CDS encoding TetR/AcrR family transcriptional regulator, with translation MEKKQTRKEQALQTRSNILTVCTGLLREHTFDELSISMICREADISVGAFYHHFKTKSDIIVELYRDVDDVFVNDILPVCRQLPPLEAILQYLCEQCGYAETMGIDSIKNVYKAQIDNGNTFFASNARGLPDGLRCLLQRAVRECCLKTDTDIEKLLEDLLIMSRGVIYYWCIRNGEINVRDYIYHMAEGYLQAYIANPSISL, from the coding sequence ATGGAAAAAAAACAAACGCGGAAGGAACAGGCATTGCAGACGCGCTCCAATATACTTACTGTATGCACCGGACTGCTGCGTGAGCATACCTTTGATGAGCTCAGCATATCCATGATCTGCAGGGAAGCGGACATATCCGTGGGTGCCTTCTATCATCATTTTAAAACGAAATCCGACATCATTGTGGAGCTGTACCGCGATGTGGATGATGTCTTCGTGAACGATATTCTGCCTGTCTGCAGGCAGCTGCCGCCGCTGGAAGCGATTTTGCAGTACCTGTGTGAGCAATGCGGCTATGCGGAAACGATGGGGATTGACAGTATCAAAAATGTGTACAAGGCGCAAATCGACAATGGAAATACCTTTTTTGCGTCCAATGCACGCGGTCTGCCCGACGGTCTGCGCTGTCTTTTGCAGCGTGCGGTGAGGGAGTGCTGTCTGAAAACGGATACGGATATCGAAAAGCTTTTGGAGGATCTGCTGATTATGAGCAGGGGGGTAATCTATTACTGGTGTATCCGAAACGGAGAAATCAATGTGCGGGACTATATCTATCATATGGCAGAGGGATATTTGCAGGCATATATTGCGAATCCGTCCATTTCTTTGTGA